The genomic stretch GCGAACGTTACCGAGCGAGCCTACGGAGTAGAGGATCGCATTCATGGTGACGTCGTCCGTTGCGTCCACGATGGCCACGACATCGTAGCGCCCCATCGTGCGATAGGTGTCCTTTACCCGGGCACCCACTTTCTCGCAGAAGCTACGGAAGGCGTCCTCCCGCTTGGGGGAGTCCTTAATGTTGCGGATACCTTGGTCCGTGAAGTGCGCGAGCACGATGTACGTCGGCATGGCCTGCCTCCTTTCGCATACCGCGCGCTGTCCCCGCGCCCCACTCCGGCAGGCCCCGAGTATGGCATATCCTCCGGCGGGGCAGCAATTCCTGGACCGCGAGGTCAGCCGTTTCGGATCTTCGCCCAGGATGATGTGGCCGCACGACCGAAATAGCACGGGAAAGCCGCGATCCGGGGCTCGTGAGCCAGCGGGCCCGATCTTCCGAGGGCTGATTGGGGCCGCCGGCGCGGCCGAGGGAAACAC from Candidatus Rokuibacteriota bacterium encodes the following:
- a CDS encoding GYD domain-containing protein, with the protein product MPTYIVLAHFTDQGIRNIKDSPKREDAFRSFCEKVGARVKDTYRTMGRYDVVAIVDATDDVTMNAILYSVGSLGNVRTETLRAFTRQETDQALAKMA